One genomic region from Ptychodera flava strain L36383 chromosome 5, AS_Pfla_20210202, whole genome shotgun sequence encodes:
- the LOC139133334 gene encoding NIPA-like protein 2 isoform X2: MLIAIGCALSIGGNLLISISLNLQRYAHIRLKAQGKPQEDHTKSKLWWLGIALMGLGEVGNFMAYGYAPASMVAPLGITTMISSTIIAMVFLKEKLNHRNIFGIGLAVVGALFIVLFSSSSTEEIMTAKEFKAALKQWQFAVFGSLEIAFLIALLVAIYGFKINHVVVILLVCSTLASFTIISAKAASGMIAVTMAGNSQLIYGIFYVAVLVMVVTAILQVKFLTQAMQSHEASVVVPIHYVLFTLSAIVTGIIFYHELEGMTAFSICMFLIGCGFAFTAVYFISTGRPSENKDDIAVISDQKPDETIPTSQTKAVQPADVLSCKGNLESVPLLIEAGCVDSAYGSSVKGHNLHNLELSDLSGKNSEPSDNDKR; the protein is encoded by the exons ATG TTAATTGCCATCGGATGTGCGCTCTCTATTGGTGGAAATTTACTCATTAGTATATCTCTCAATCTTCAG CGATATGCTCACATAAGACTGAAAGCACAGGGCAAGCCCCAGGAAGATCATACCAAGAGCAAGCTATGGTGGCTTGGCATTGCCCTGATGGGTCTGGGGGAGGTTGGCAACTTCATGGCCTATGGATACGCCCCAGCGTCCATGGTGGCTCCCCTTGGTATCACAACAATGATAT CTAGTACAATTATAGCGATGGTATTTTTAAAAGAGAAGCTCAATCATCGAAATATTTTTG GCATAGGGTTGGCCGTTGTTGGAGCACTCTTCATTGTCCTGTTTTCGTCATCT AGCACAGAGGAAATTATGACTGCCAAAGAGTTTAAAGCCGCACTAAAACAATGGCAATTTGCCGTATTTGGT TCATTGGAGATTGCCTTCCTAATAGCTCTGTTGGTTGCTATTTACGGCTTCAAAATTAACCATGTTGTTGTCATACTGCTGGTTTGCTCAACTCTAG CCTCCTTTACGATAATTTCCGCCAAAGCCGCCAGTGGTATGATTGCCGTGACGATGGCTGGTAACTCACAACTCATTTACGGCATATTCTACGTGGCGGTGCTTGTCATGGTTGTCACGGCAATATTACAAGTCAA GTTTCTAACACAAGCAATGCAGTCTCATGAAGCTAGTGTGGTGGTACCTATTCATTATGTGTTATTCACATTAAGTGCAATAGTGACAG gaataatattttatcACGAATTGGAAGGGATGACAGCTTTCAGTATTTGCATGTTTTTAATTGG ATGTGGCTTTGCGTTTACAGCTGTGTATTTTATCTCAACTGGTCGGCCGTCAGAAAACAAAGATGATATCGCAGTTATTTCAGATCAAAAGCCGGATG AAACAATCCCAACTTCACAAACCAAAGCTGTACAGCCTGCCGATGTCTTGTCATGCAAGGGAAACTTAGAGAGCGTTCCATTACTGATCGAGGCAGGCTGCGTTGACTCTGCTTACGGCTCTTCAGTCAAA GgacataatttacataatttggaATTATCAGACCTCTCTGGAAAAAATAGTGAGCCTTCCGACAATGATAAGCGATAA
- the LOC139133334 gene encoding NIPA-like protein 2 isoform X4, with the protein MLIAIGCALSIGGNLLISISLNLQRYAHIRLKAQGKPQEDHTKSKLWWLGIALMGLGEVGNFMAYGYAPASMVAPLGITTMISSTIIAMVFLKEKLNHRNIFGIGLAVVGALFIVLFSSSSTEEIMTAKEFKAALKQWQFAVFGSLEIAFLIALLVAIYGFKINHVVVILLVCSTLASFTIISAKAASGMIAVTMAGNSQLIYGIFYVAVLVMVVTAILQVKFLTQAMQSHEASVVVPIHYVLFTLSAIVTGIIFYHELEGMTAFSICMFLIGCGFAFTAVYFISTGRPSENKDDIAVISDQKPDVMSEFTYEEVLIQRQAEEYGTLSR; encoded by the exons ATG TTAATTGCCATCGGATGTGCGCTCTCTATTGGTGGAAATTTACTCATTAGTATATCTCTCAATCTTCAG CGATATGCTCACATAAGACTGAAAGCACAGGGCAAGCCCCAGGAAGATCATACCAAGAGCAAGCTATGGTGGCTTGGCATTGCCCTGATGGGTCTGGGGGAGGTTGGCAACTTCATGGCCTATGGATACGCCCCAGCGTCCATGGTGGCTCCCCTTGGTATCACAACAATGATAT CTAGTACAATTATAGCGATGGTATTTTTAAAAGAGAAGCTCAATCATCGAAATATTTTTG GCATAGGGTTGGCCGTTGTTGGAGCACTCTTCATTGTCCTGTTTTCGTCATCT AGCACAGAGGAAATTATGACTGCCAAAGAGTTTAAAGCCGCACTAAAACAATGGCAATTTGCCGTATTTGGT TCATTGGAGATTGCCTTCCTAATAGCTCTGTTGGTTGCTATTTACGGCTTCAAAATTAACCATGTTGTTGTCATACTGCTGGTTTGCTCAACTCTAG CCTCCTTTACGATAATTTCCGCCAAAGCCGCCAGTGGTATGATTGCCGTGACGATGGCTGGTAACTCACAACTCATTTACGGCATATTCTACGTGGCGGTGCTTGTCATGGTTGTCACGGCAATATTACAAGTCAA GTTTCTAACACAAGCAATGCAGTCTCATGAAGCTAGTGTGGTGGTACCTATTCATTATGTGTTATTCACATTAAGTGCAATAGTGACAG gaataatattttatcACGAATTGGAAGGGATGACAGCTTTCAGTATTTGCATGTTTTTAATTGG ATGTGGCTTTGCGTTTACAGCTGTGTATTTTATCTCAACTGGTCGGCCGTCAGAAAACAAAGATGATATCGCAGTTATTTCAGATCAAAAGCCGGATG tcatGTCAGAGTTCACTTATGAGGAAGTGCTCATCCAAAGACAAGCTGAGGAATACGGTACATTGTCAAGGTGA
- the LOC139133334 gene encoding NIPA-like protein 2 isoform X1 codes for MIQIHLTDTQLIAIGCALSIGGNLLISISLNLQRYAHIRLKAQGKPQEDHTKSKLWWLGIALMGLGEVGNFMAYGYAPASMVAPLGITTMISSTIIAMVFLKEKLNHRNIFGIGLAVVGALFIVLFSSSSTEEIMTAKEFKAALKQWQFAVFGSLEIAFLIALLVAIYGFKINHVVVILLVCSTLASFTIISAKAASGMIAVTMAGNSQLIYGIFYVAVLVMVVTAILQVKFLTQAMQSHEASVVVPIHYVLFTLSAIVTGIIFYHELEGMTAFSICMFLIGCGFAFTAVYFISTGRPSENKDDIAVISDQKPDETIPTSQTKAVQPADVLSCKGNLESVPLLIEAGCVDSAYGSSVKGHNLHNLELSDLSGKNSEPSDNDKR; via the exons TTAATTGCCATCGGATGTGCGCTCTCTATTGGTGGAAATTTACTCATTAGTATATCTCTCAATCTTCAG CGATATGCTCACATAAGACTGAAAGCACAGGGCAAGCCCCAGGAAGATCATACCAAGAGCAAGCTATGGTGGCTTGGCATTGCCCTGATGGGTCTGGGGGAGGTTGGCAACTTCATGGCCTATGGATACGCCCCAGCGTCCATGGTGGCTCCCCTTGGTATCACAACAATGATAT CTAGTACAATTATAGCGATGGTATTTTTAAAAGAGAAGCTCAATCATCGAAATATTTTTG GCATAGGGTTGGCCGTTGTTGGAGCACTCTTCATTGTCCTGTTTTCGTCATCT AGCACAGAGGAAATTATGACTGCCAAAGAGTTTAAAGCCGCACTAAAACAATGGCAATTTGCCGTATTTGGT TCATTGGAGATTGCCTTCCTAATAGCTCTGTTGGTTGCTATTTACGGCTTCAAAATTAACCATGTTGTTGTCATACTGCTGGTTTGCTCAACTCTAG CCTCCTTTACGATAATTTCCGCCAAAGCCGCCAGTGGTATGATTGCCGTGACGATGGCTGGTAACTCACAACTCATTTACGGCATATTCTACGTGGCGGTGCTTGTCATGGTTGTCACGGCAATATTACAAGTCAA GTTTCTAACACAAGCAATGCAGTCTCATGAAGCTAGTGTGGTGGTACCTATTCATTATGTGTTATTCACATTAAGTGCAATAGTGACAG gaataatattttatcACGAATTGGAAGGGATGACAGCTTTCAGTATTTGCATGTTTTTAATTGG ATGTGGCTTTGCGTTTACAGCTGTGTATTTTATCTCAACTGGTCGGCCGTCAGAAAACAAAGATGATATCGCAGTTATTTCAGATCAAAAGCCGGATG AAACAATCCCAACTTCACAAACCAAAGCTGTACAGCCTGCCGATGTCTTGTCATGCAAGGGAAACTTAGAGAGCGTTCCATTACTGATCGAGGCAGGCTGCGTTGACTCTGCTTACGGCTCTTCAGTCAAA GgacataatttacataatttggaATTATCAGACCTCTCTGGAAAAAATAGTGAGCCTTCCGACAATGATAAGCGATAA
- the LOC139133334 gene encoding NIPA-like protein 2 isoform X3, translating to MIQIHLTDTQLIAIGCALSIGGNLLISISLNLQRYAHIRLKAQGKPQEDHTKSKLWWLGIALMGLGEVGNFMAYGYAPASMVAPLGITTMISSTIIAMVFLKEKLNHRNIFGIGLAVVGALFIVLFSSSSTEEIMTAKEFKAALKQWQFAVFGSLEIAFLIALLVAIYGFKINHVVVILLVCSTLASFTIISAKAASGMIAVTMAGNSQLIYGIFYVAVLVMVVTAILQVKFLTQAMQSHEASVVVPIHYVLFTLSAIVTGIIFYHELEGMTAFSICMFLIGCGFAFTAVYFISTGRPSENKDDIAVISDQKPDVMSEFTYEEVLIQRQAEEYGTLSR from the exons TTAATTGCCATCGGATGTGCGCTCTCTATTGGTGGAAATTTACTCATTAGTATATCTCTCAATCTTCAG CGATATGCTCACATAAGACTGAAAGCACAGGGCAAGCCCCAGGAAGATCATACCAAGAGCAAGCTATGGTGGCTTGGCATTGCCCTGATGGGTCTGGGGGAGGTTGGCAACTTCATGGCCTATGGATACGCCCCAGCGTCCATGGTGGCTCCCCTTGGTATCACAACAATGATAT CTAGTACAATTATAGCGATGGTATTTTTAAAAGAGAAGCTCAATCATCGAAATATTTTTG GCATAGGGTTGGCCGTTGTTGGAGCACTCTTCATTGTCCTGTTTTCGTCATCT AGCACAGAGGAAATTATGACTGCCAAAGAGTTTAAAGCCGCACTAAAACAATGGCAATTTGCCGTATTTGGT TCATTGGAGATTGCCTTCCTAATAGCTCTGTTGGTTGCTATTTACGGCTTCAAAATTAACCATGTTGTTGTCATACTGCTGGTTTGCTCAACTCTAG CCTCCTTTACGATAATTTCCGCCAAAGCCGCCAGTGGTATGATTGCCGTGACGATGGCTGGTAACTCACAACTCATTTACGGCATATTCTACGTGGCGGTGCTTGTCATGGTTGTCACGGCAATATTACAAGTCAA GTTTCTAACACAAGCAATGCAGTCTCATGAAGCTAGTGTGGTGGTACCTATTCATTATGTGTTATTCACATTAAGTGCAATAGTGACAG gaataatattttatcACGAATTGGAAGGGATGACAGCTTTCAGTATTTGCATGTTTTTAATTGG ATGTGGCTTTGCGTTTACAGCTGTGTATTTTATCTCAACTGGTCGGCCGTCAGAAAACAAAGATGATATCGCAGTTATTTCAGATCAAAAGCCGGATG tcatGTCAGAGTTCACTTATGAGGAAGTGCTCATCCAAAGACAAGCTGAGGAATACGGTACATTGTCAAGGTGA